The region ACAGTCCGGTCCAGTTGACCACCCGGATCGCCACCGAGGATGTCGAGGTCGGCGGCAACGTGATCGCGGCGGGCAGGGCCGTCATCGTGTCGATCGGCGGCGCCAACCGCGACCCGCGAGTCTTCGAGCAGCCCGACGTGTTCCGCATCGACCGGCCGGACCCTGGCCGGCACCTGTCTTTCTCCCTCGGCATGCATCACTGCCTCGGCGCCTCACTGGCCCGGCTGGAAGGCCGCATCGCCATCGAGGAGCTGACCAGGCGGTACCCGGCGCTCGAACTGGCCGCTCCGCCGACCCGCCGCCCGCTCCTGGTACTGCGCGGCTTCGAGAGTGTTTCCGTCCGCGCCACGACCTGACCGCTTTCCGTCAATTTCCTGCCAATACGGCTACCCCGATTAATTGGGCAATTTCACCCGGCGCGACACACGTCCGGGTGAAATCCAAGCCGCGGGCATTTTCTCCGCGATTTTCGCCATCGCATGGTCCCCACCAGCGGAAACGGTACGGCGGAGTGATCGGGACCGAAGGCGGGACGATATACGCAGCGGCGCCACCTGATTCCCCGAAGGATATCTTGTCGTGCGGCGGCGGCGGGTGCAGCGTGGGACACGTCCCGAACGCTCTCCCTTCCGAGGATGCCATGACGCTCTTGCGAATCAGCCCGACGGAGACGACTGAACTCTTCACCCCGCCCGTGCCTGAGCCGCGCGTTGAACCGGGTGACCGGCTTGCCGGCCACCCGCACGCTCTGCGCCGCGGCGAGGACGGCCCCGATCGTGCCGACGGTGAAGGCCCGCCCGTTGTGCTCAGTGGGCCGATCCCCGCGGATCAGATCGATGCGAACACGCCCTATGTCATCCAGGACGCCTACGGGCGGGTAATGAACGTTCAGAACGCGGGAGGTGATGCCTGGGATTGGGCGTATTTCGGAGCGTACGACAGCTATTGGACCGACGTGCTTCCGCTGTACTTCTCGGAGAATCCGCTCACCGCGCCCGCGTCGCTGATCGTGCAGGCACGCAACTGGCCGCTTCATGCGAATGGTACGGCAACCTCGTGGGAGTATGCCTTCTGGGCGCCATCGGACTACGGCAGTTCCTATCCGGTGACGCCATTCGCCGCGAACGTCGTCCAGACCAACCCGGATGGCTCCCAGTCCTACAACCTGGTGTGGAAGAACAACGGAACGTCCATGAGTCTGTGCGCGGACTCCGGCTCCTGGAACTGGGCGTATGTCTCGAGCACCAACAACTCCGCCATGTTCACCTTCCACAAATTCTATGTGGAGCAGAAGAAGCTGGACAGTCTGTTCAAGGCGACGTGGCCCGGATCGAGTTACGACCTGAAGGTCAACACGGGCGACCTGTACTACGAGGCGATCACGACCGGGCAGGCGATGTCGACCTACCAGAACTCCGGACTCGCCGGATACGGCTGGAAGGCCAACTACTTCGATTGCGACGACTTCAGCTACGTGTACAAGGCGCAGGCGTCCAAGGACGCGTACGCCGCCACGCCGGAGTACGGCTACGCGGTGGGCATCATCTTCGCGTGGGCACCGAGCGGCGCCCACGCCGTCAACGTCTTCATCGACACGAGCGGCACCGTTCAGATCATCGAGCCGCAGAACGGTCAGATCGTCCCGGGGAAGAACTGGACGGATCACAACGGCGCGGCGTACTCGCCGTACTTCATCCTGATGTAGCCGGTGGCACCCACTTGGCCGAGTGCCGGCCTGCGGACAGGCAACTTCCGCGGGCCGGCGCGGTTCTGTCGGGCCGGTCCGGCTACTCGCCGTGGTACTGGACTTCCTCCTGGACGGCATCGCGACCCAGCTACCGGGTCAGGTTCACGCTCGATAGGTCCCGAGGAAGACCGTGACGGCCCGGTCGGCGATCCGGCGCGCCGCGCCGGTGTCGGCCGGTGTGTCGTCGAGGTGGAACATGCCGTGGTCCAGCGCCCGGCCGAGGACGAGGTACGCGTAGTCGTCGGCGGCATCGGCCGGGCCGCCGGTGACCAGGCCCCGGTCGCGCAGCCGGTCGAACACGTCGGCGAGCGCGGCGAGCACTCGCCCCGGAGCCCGCCGGTAGTACTCGGCGGCCAGTTCTGGGAAGCGGTTCGTCTCGCCGATGATCAGCCGGCGCAGCGCGAGCACCTGTGGGTTCAGCACGGCGGACAGGTACTGGTGGGCGAGTGCGCGCAGCGCGGGCTCGAGCTCCTCCGGTGTGCGGACCCCGGCCAGCGCCTCCGGCAGGCTCAGAGCGAACCGCTCGGCGGTCGCCGTCACGCCGACCACGATCTCCCGGAACAGCGTCTCCTTGTCCCGGAACTGGTTGTAGACGGTCTGTTTGGACACGGACGCCGCGGCGGCGATCTGGTCGGTACTCGTGCCCTGGTAGCCGTGGCGCAGGAACAGGCCGGTGGCGGCGCGCACGATCGCCGCCCGCTTGCCGGTCTGCCCGTCGGGCGTGGCCGGGGCACCGGCGCCGATCCGCACGATCAGCTCGTCCACCGCGGCGGTGTCAGCCGGTTCGGCCATTGCCCTCAACTCCTTCGAAAAAATCCTCGCCGGGCACTGGACCGCACAGTACCAAGCGCAGTACCGTCTGGTCCAATCACTCAGTACTAAATAGTCCACTTAATAAGACTCAGCAGTCCAGAAGGAGTTCCCGATGAACACCATGGCTTCCGCGTCCCCGCCGCTCGGCCGGGGCGAGTGCGACCGCACCAGCGCCATCACCCGCTCCCTGCTCGGTTACGGCGTGCTCGCCGGCCCGTTCTACCTGGTCGTCAGCGTGGTCCAGGCCGTGACCAGACAGGGTTTCGACCTGGCGCACGACGACTGGAGCCTGCTGGCCAACGGCAGCCTCGGCTGGCTACAGATCACCAACCTGGTGCTGTCCGGTCTGATGACCATCGCCGCCGCCGTCGGCATGCGCCGGTCCCTGCGCGGCACGACCGGTGGCACCTGGGGACCTCGCCTGATCACCGGCTACGGTGTCGGGCTCGTCCTGGCCGGGGGGTTCGTGGCCGATCCGATGGACGGCTTCCCCGTCGGTGCTCCGCCCGGACGCCCGGCGAGCACCTCATGGCATGCGATGCTGCACCTGCTCGCCGGCGGTCTCGGGTTCCTGTGCCTGATCGCGGCCTGCCTGGTGTTCGCCCGCCGCTTCGCCGGGCAGCGCCGCCGCGGCTGGGCCGGCTACTCGGTGCTCAGCGGCACGCTGTTCCTGGTGTCCTTCCTCGGGATCGCCAGCGGATCGGGCAGCGCCGCCATCGTTCTCGGGTTCACCGCCGGTGTGGTGGTCGCCTGGGCGTGGCTGGCCGCCGTGTCGATCCACGGGTACCGCGCCACCCCGAAGATCAGTGCCGGTATCCGGGCCTCGCA is a window of Sporichthyaceae bacterium DNA encoding:
- a CDS encoding lectin MOA-related protein; translated protein: MTLLRISPTETTELFTPPVPEPRVEPGDRLAGHPHALRRGEDGPDRADGEGPPVVLSGPIPADQIDANTPYVIQDAYGRVMNVQNAGGDAWDWAYFGAYDSYWTDVLPLYFSENPLTAPASLIVQARNWPLHANGTATSWEYAFWAPSDYGSSYPVTPFAANVVQTNPDGSQSYNLVWKNNGTSMSLCADSGSWNWAYVSSTNNSAMFTFHKFYVEQKKLDSLFKATWPGSSYDLKVNTGDLYYEAITTGQAMSTYQNSGLAGYGWKANYFDCDDFSYVYKAQASKDAYAATPEYGYAVGIIFAWAPSGAHAVNVFIDTSGTVQIIEPQNGQIVPGKNWTDHNGAAYSPYFILM
- a CDS encoding TetR/AcrR family transcriptional regulator, with the protein product MAEPADTAAVDELIVRIGAGAPATPDGQTGKRAAIVRAATGLFLRHGYQGTSTDQIAAAASVSKQTVYNQFRDKETLFREIVVGVTATAERFALSLPEALAGVRTPEELEPALRALAHQYLSAVLNPQVLALRRLIIGETNRFPELAAEYYRRAPGRVLAALADVFDRLRDRGLVTGGPADAADDYAYLVLGRALDHGMFHLDDTPADTGAARRIADRAVTVFLGTYRA
- a CDS encoding DUF998 domain-containing protein; the encoded protein is MNTMASASPPLGRGECDRTSAITRSLLGYGVLAGPFYLVVSVVQAVTRQGFDLAHDDWSLLANGSLGWLQITNLVLSGLMTIAAAVGMRRSLRGTTGGTWGPRLITGYGVGLVLAGGFVADPMDGFPVGAPPGRPASTSWHAMLHLLAGGLGFLCLIAACLVFARRFAGQRRRGWAGYSVLSGTLFLVSFLGIASGSGSAAIVLGFTAGVVVAWAWLAAVSIHGYRATPKISAGIRASHSSPDAAAALSGERRAT